The following proteins come from a genomic window of Burkholderia stabilis:
- a CDS encoding MarR family winged helix-turn-helix transcriptional regulator yields MKGRQAGLDQFLTYRLHALTKRSDRGIGDVYRDKLDISLPEARVIAAVGAFGPFSIMDLARHTNLDKSQASRAAEALLRQGLLERSASEEDGRIVLIALTADGRALHRKIMPIVRKWNEGLLACLSDSERQTFERLLDKVVAHAIERDD; encoded by the coding sequence ATGAAAGGCCGTCAAGCCGGGCTCGATCAGTTTCTGACCTATCGCCTCCACGCGCTCACGAAGCGATCCGACCGCGGGATCGGCGACGTGTACCGGGACAAGCTCGACATCTCGCTGCCCGAGGCACGCGTGATCGCCGCCGTCGGCGCGTTCGGCCCGTTCTCGATCATGGATCTCGCGCGCCACACCAACCTCGACAAGAGCCAGGCGAGCCGCGCAGCCGAAGCGCTGCTGCGCCAGGGGCTGCTCGAACGCAGCGCGAGCGAGGAGGACGGCCGGATCGTGCTGATCGCACTGACCGCCGACGGTCGCGCGCTGCATCGCAAGATCATGCCGATCGTGCGCAAGTGGAACGAAGGCCTGCTCGCGTGCCTGTCCGACAGCGAACGCCAGACGTTCGAACGGCTGCTCGACAAGGTCGTCGCGCACGCGATCGAGCGGGACGACTG